A genome region from Fodinibius salicampi includes the following:
- a CDS encoding DUF4149 domain-containing protein, which produces MYYLSIYTHILSAIFWIGGMLFTAAVLVPATRHKLLKNKKGAFFTLIGKKFSRISWVLFIVLTVTGITNLLTRGFTTDQLLTASFWTDIFGGNLFIKLHLFAVVLIISGIHDFYAGPKAAELMDKQPDSKKTKTMRKLSSWLGRINLLLGLAILYYAMRLLRG; this is translated from the coding sequence ATGTATTACCTATCAATTTACACGCATATCCTTTCTGCTATTTTCTGGATCGGAGGGATGCTCTTTACCGCCGCCGTTTTAGTCCCGGCTACCCGCCATAAATTATTGAAAAATAAAAAAGGTGCCTTTTTTACGCTTATTGGGAAAAAATTCAGCCGAATATCCTGGGTACTCTTTATTGTTCTTACAGTCACCGGAATAACAAATTTACTTACCCGGGGTTTTACCACAGATCAACTTCTAACTGCTTCTTTCTGGACTGATATTTTTGGCGGAAATTTATTTATTAAGCTGCATCTTTTTGCCGTCGTACTAATTATTAGCGGTATCCACGATTTCTATGCCGGGCCCAAAGCAGCAGAATTAATGGACAAACAGCCAGACAGTAAAAAAACAAAGACAATGCGGAAACTATCTAGCTGGCTGGGACGTATTAATCTTCTATTGGGACTGGCAATTCTTTATTATGCCATGCGTTTGCTTCGGGGATAA
- a CDS encoding metal-sulfur cluster assembly factor — MNNSSIIRRRIVRQLREVIDPELGVNIVDLGLVYNILFGDDKVIVEYTTTTPGCPMRRYLQQQIEEALKSVEEVDEYETNLVWEPDWSVDMIDGEVEFFAHPPPRTQMS; from the coding sequence ATGAATAATTCCTCTATAATTCGGCGCAGGATAGTCCGGCAGCTCCGTGAGGTTATCGACCCTGAATTAGGCGTAAATATTGTGGATCTTGGGTTGGTTTACAACATTTTGTTCGGCGATGACAAAGTGATTGTAGAATATACGACCACCACTCCGGGGTGCCCCATGCGCCGGTATTTACAACAGCAAATTGAGGAAGCCCTCAAATCTGTTGAAGAAGTCGATGAGTACGAGACGAACTTAGTCTGGGAGCCGGACTGGTCAGTGGATATGATCGACGGCGAGGTTGAATTCTTCGCGCATCCCCCACCCCGGACTCAAATGTCATAA
- a CDS encoding plastocyanin/azurin family copper-binding protein produces MTRFAPYLFSLMLLFVTACGGGSDDQQQTETQESQTTAQQADDGVRTIEIVGIDRMKFVVEGDEDGISTGDTMGDYVLLESITAEPGEEIRIRLTTESTLPASAMAHNFVLLVMDADATAFANAAARAKDNEYIPADMEDQIIAHTDMAAGGETVEVTFTAPEEAGDYEFICSFPGHYSGGMAGTLTVE; encoded by the coding sequence ATGACACGTTTTGCACCATACTTATTCTCACTAATGCTATTATTTGTTACTGCTTGTGGGGGCGGATCTGACGATCAGCAACAAACAGAAACCCAGGAAAGCCAAACCACAGCTCAACAAGCTGATGATGGTGTTCGTACTATCGAAATAGTGGGTATCGATCGCATGAAGTTCGTCGTTGAAGGTGATGAAGACGGTATTTCTACCGGCGATACTATGGGCGATTATGTTCTGCTCGAATCTATCACTGCTGAACCCGGCGAAGAGATTCGTATTCGGTTAACCACAGAAAGTACTCTGCCCGCATCTGCCATGGCTCATAATTTTGTGCTGCTGGTTATGGATGCTGACGCTACTGCATTTGCTAATGCGGCAGCCAGAGCTAAAGATAATGAGTACATCCCTGCTGATATGGAAGATCAGATTATCGCTCATACCGATATGGCTGCAGGTGGTGAAACAGTAGAGGTAACCTTTACTGCTCCTGAAGAGGCTGGTGATTACGAATTTATCTGTAGTTTCCCTGGTCACTACTCCGGCGGAATGGCAGGTACGCTTACCGTAGAATAA
- a CDS encoding OsmC family protein has translation MPTKKANAEWKGDLKSGKGTMELESGSYKGSYTFATRFKDEDGSNPEELIGAAHAGCFSMALSNELAEAGYDPKSVKTNAEVTIDPSKGEITEIKLISKATVPGIDEDTFQEFAEGAKKGCPVSKALASTNITLDATLL, from the coding sequence ATGCCTACAAAAAAAGCAAATGCAGAATGGAAAGGAGATCTTAAAAGCGGAAAAGGAACCATGGAATTAGAAAGTGGTTCTTATAAAGGAAGCTATACTTTCGCTACGCGATTTAAAGATGAAGACGGATCGAATCCAGAAGAATTGATTGGGGCGGCCCATGCCGGTTGCTTTTCTATGGCCCTTTCTAATGAATTGGCCGAAGCCGGATACGATCCAAAATCGGTCAAAACCAACGCCGAAGTAACTATCGATCCTTCAAAAGGAGAGATTACAGAAATAAAGCTCATTTCAAAAGCAACTGTTCCCGGAATAGATGAAGATACGTTCCAGGAATTTGCAGAGGGAGCTAAAAAAGGATGTCCGGTATCTAAGGCTTTGGCCAGTACTAATATTACACTGGATGCAACCTTGCTATAA
- a CDS encoding DUF488 domain-containing protein, whose protein sequence is MNTSDHQLIRIKRIYEEYSEDDGYRVLVDRLWPRGVSKEEAGLDEWCKEIAPTTELRKWFNHDPGKFEEFANRYKGELIQKEEEVNHLIDKTEKQHVTLLYAAKDEDHNHALVLKEFLNEQLTANN, encoded by the coding sequence ATGAATACTTCTGATCATCAACTTATTCGAATAAAACGGATTTATGAAGAGTATTCTGAGGATGACGGATACCGTGTGCTGGTTGACCGACTTTGGCCGCGCGGCGTTTCCAAAGAAGAGGCCGGGCTCGATGAGTGGTGCAAAGAAATAGCGCCCACTACTGAACTTCGAAAGTGGTTTAATCACGATCCGGGGAAATTCGAAGAGTTTGCGAATCGGTATAAGGGGGAGCTGATCCAAAAAGAAGAGGAGGTAAATCATCTTATAGACAAAACAGAGAAGCAGCATGTCACACTGTTGTATGCGGCCAAAGATGAAGACCACAATCATGCTTTGGTTTTAAAAGAATTTTTAAATGAACAATTAACAGCAAACAATTAA
- a CDS encoding ferredoxin family protein: protein MAYVVTDPCIQCKHTNCAAVCPVDAFREGPNFLVIDPFECIDCDACVAECPEEAIFPDDEVPLEWEDYIELNDRLSEEWAEHVINQAKESLPDVDKWSGKENKRKHLIESWEEETV from the coding sequence ATGGCTTATGTAGTCACCGATCCTTGCATCCAATGCAAGCACACTAATTGCGCGGCTGTATGCCCGGTGGATGCCTTTCGGGAAGGACCTAACTTTTTGGTCATTGACCCTTTTGAATGTATCGATTGTGATGCATGTGTAGCCGAATGTCCGGAAGAAGCCATATTTCCTGATGATGAAGTTCCCCTGGAATGGGAGGATTATATTGAACTAAACGATCGGCTTTCAGAAGAATGGGCGGAGCATGTTATCAACCAGGCAAAGGAGTCGCTGCCGGATGTTGACAAATGGAGCGGAAAGGAAAACAAGCGCAAACACCTAATCGAAAGCTGGGAAGAAGAAACAGTGTAA
- a CDS encoding DUF3565 domain-containing protein → MKQPIIGYHKDEEDDWVAELRCGHNQHVRHNPPWMLRPWVMTLQGRESRLGKELNCKKCDRNESKDFEPPCQD, encoded by the coding sequence ATGAAACAACCAATTATCGGCTATCACAAAGATGAAGAAGACGATTGGGTAGCGGAGCTTCGATGTGGACACAATCAGCATGTGCGACATAATCCTCCTTGGATGCTGCGTCCATGGGTGATGACTCTACAAGGCCGGGAAAGTCGTCTTGGAAAGGAATTGAACTGTAAAAAATGTGATCGTAACGAATCCAAAGACTTTGAACCTCCATGCCAAGATTAG
- a CDS encoding helix-turn-helix transcriptional regulator has protein sequence MFTGSKKEIIDLIKRKGTLSIDTAVEEIELAKTTIREHFLQLERDGYVEREYVRSGPGRPSLRYQLTSKGNSLFPSSESALIREMISYFKSRGDREAIEEFFEAFWESRLEKARKRIEDASTDDPEVRIQILMEMLEEEGFMPEYQVDEDENKLTVKECNCPFSEVIKETRLPCKLEEMFYKKLFNENAERATFIAEGDYSCTYKIPTD, from the coding sequence ATGTTTACCGGTTCAAAAAAAGAGATTATTGATTTAATCAAACGCAAGGGTACCCTCTCAATAGATACAGCGGTTGAGGAAATTGAGCTGGCAAAAACAACCATTCGGGAACATTTTTTACAACTCGAAAGGGATGGCTACGTGGAACGAGAATATGTGCGATCCGGTCCGGGCCGACCCAGCCTGCGATATCAGTTGACTTCAAAAGGAAATAGCCTGTTTCCGTCCTCAGAATCGGCATTAATCCGCGAGATGATTAGCTATTTTAAATCTCGAGGAGATAGAGAAGCTATTGAAGAGTTTTTTGAAGCATTTTGGGAAAGTCGGCTGGAAAAAGCACGAAAGCGGATAGAAGATGCCTCCACAGATGATCCCGAAGTGCGTATCCAGATTTTGATGGAGATGCTGGAGGAAGAGGGATTTATGCCGGAATACCAGGTTGATGAGGATGAAAATAAACTCACGGTTAAAGAATGTAACTGCCCCTTTAGTGAAGTTATAAAAGAAACGCGTTTGCCTTGCAAGCTGGAAGAAATGTTCTATAAAAAATTATTTAATGAAAATGCTGAACGAGCTACCTTTATCGCTGAAGGTGATTATTCATGTACCTATAAGATCCCAACAGATTAA
- a CDS encoding DUF2249 domain-containing protein, with the protein MQKTEQELDVRSLIPIKRHKKLLKLFKELPADDSFVFVNDHDPKPLYYEFRSIYGDVVGWEYLQRGGQEWKVRVTRTEESQGREFDDFSTLMDLRKADRKDWKYAVFHRYGMMLKGDTMEIISEKDPAEIRKIFKRKFDGEYTWIYKKDRPGEYIIHVTKKEETDPALEDISVVNSFDVRPHIPAKRHDMVFDAFDELKPGEAFVFINDHDPKPLYYQMEAESDEPFKWEYLETMPKEWKVKVMKLDK; encoded by the coding sequence ATGCAAAAAACAGAACAAGAACTCGATGTACGCTCGCTAATCCCCATAAAAAGGCATAAAAAACTGCTTAAGCTGTTCAAGGAGCTACCGGCGGACGACAGCTTTGTCTTCGTCAACGACCACGATCCAAAGCCGTTATATTATGAATTTCGATCGATTTACGGCGATGTAGTCGGCTGGGAGTACCTGCAACGCGGTGGACAGGAGTGGAAGGTGCGTGTGACCCGTACTGAAGAATCACAAGGGCGTGAATTCGATGATTTTTCTACCCTAATGGATCTTCGGAAGGCAGACCGCAAAGACTGGAAATATGCTGTATTTCATCGCTATGGGATGATGTTGAAAGGTGATACTATGGAGATCATATCGGAAAAAGATCCGGCAGAAATTCGCAAAATTTTTAAGAGAAAATTCGATGGGGAATACACATGGATATATAAAAAAGACCGGCCGGGAGAATATATTATCCACGTGACTAAAAAAGAGGAAACGGATCCGGCGCTTGAGGATATTTCTGTGGTTAATTCATTTGATGTGCGTCCGCATATCCCCGCAAAACGACACGATATGGTTTTTGATGCTTTTGATGAGCTAAAACCGGGGGAAGCCTTTGTGTTTATCAATGACCACGATCCGAAGCCGCTATACTATCAGATGGAGGCCGAAAGTGACGAACCGTTTAAATGGGAGTATCTGGAAACGATGCCCAAAGAGTGGAAGGTGAAAGTGATGAAGTTGGATAAATAG
- a CDS encoding alginate export family protein: protein MLKSLKNIVLFILILLTPSILLAQLSLDGEFRPRSEYRNGYQLLRTPATEPAFFTSQRTRLSLNYESDLYKIKVSGQDVRVWGEVEQLQDNANVNIHEAWAQLYLSEVFQLKLGRQELVYDDQRLLGSVNWTQQARSHDALVLKYHDSDSNLQIDLGGAFNQEAQTLFNNPYTLNNYKVLSYLWMNKKISYLDISAIFLTDGFEHQSGGTNFRYTYGTHLLYNTQDWELSGSAYFQGGDDATRRNISASMFSLNATRSLGNVQLKTGFDYLSGGGINDADPARHAFHTLYATNHKFYGHMDYFLNIPRDTRGGGLQDVYLGTTFKVNEEASIGLTYHYLALANNIQNPLNTDEVSDKYLGSEIDWSFSYSFTDEIGFRMGYSTLFNSSSLDALQQRAGKYTQHWGWAMIMLTPQFLN from the coding sequence ATGTTAAAATCCCTTAAAAATATTGTCTTATTTATTCTCATTCTTTTAACTCCGAGCATTCTTTTAGCACAGCTGAGTCTGGATGGAGAGTTTCGGCCAAGAAGCGAATATAGAAATGGCTATCAACTTCTGAGAACTCCGGCAACAGAACCTGCATTCTTTACATCACAACGAACCCGGCTATCACTTAACTACGAATCCGATCTATATAAAATAAAAGTATCAGGCCAGGATGTTCGTGTTTGGGGAGAGGTTGAACAGTTACAGGATAATGCGAATGTCAATATTCATGAAGCCTGGGCTCAGTTATACCTGTCTGAGGTATTCCAACTGAAATTGGGACGACAAGAACTAGTGTACGATGATCAGCGTTTGCTCGGCAGTGTAAACTGGACACAACAGGCCAGAAGCCACGATGCTCTTGTTTTAAAATATCATGACTCAGACTCGAATCTTCAGATTGATCTGGGGGGTGCTTTTAATCAGGAAGCCCAAACCCTGTTTAATAATCCCTATACACTGAACAATTATAAAGTATTGTCTTATCTATGGATGAATAAAAAGATTAGTTATCTGGATATTTCAGCGATTTTTTTGACGGATGGTTTTGAGCACCAGTCTGGTGGTACAAACTTCCGGTATACCTATGGTACACATCTGCTCTACAATACGCAGGACTGGGAACTATCGGGTAGCGCTTATTTCCAGGGGGGAGATGATGCCACAAGGAGAAATATATCAGCTAGCATGTTTTCGCTTAACGCAACACGCAGTTTAGGTAATGTTCAATTAAAAACTGGTTTCGACTATCTTTCGGGTGGAGGTATAAATGACGCTGACCCAGCGCGTCACGCCTTTCATACTTTGTATGCTACAAATCACAAGTTTTATGGCCACATGGATTATTTCCTGAACATTCCGCGAGATACCCGAGGTGGAGGATTACAGGACGTATATTTAGGAACTACTTTTAAAGTGAATGAGGAGGCCAGTATTGGTCTCACTTATCATTATCTCGCATTGGCAAATAACATTCAGAATCCTCTAAATACAGATGAAGTGTCAGACAAATATCTTGGATCCGAAATCGATTGGTCCTTTAGTTATAGTTTTACGGATGAAATAGGTTTCAGAATGGGATATTCCACACTTTTCAATAGCTCTTCGCTGGACGCCCTACAACAAAGAGCCGGTAAATATACGCAGCATTGGGGATGGGCTATGATAATGCTAACTCCTCAATTCCTTAACTAG